The Henckelia pumila isolate YLH828 chromosome 2, ASM3356847v2, whole genome shotgun sequence genome includes a window with the following:
- the LOC140879112 gene encoding uncharacterized protein: MFASQLLRILQTMPNDVKFETRVFDADERNSSMRGSMRGSRDSKFYDSESFGRKAELVSFGNREVCQKRAFEENRGNENWSAKSVNGFSKDPEDGTKDFPRKEGQNGMLYHLSGVNGDSDSVSSETKDEDKSWRSKEFETSVMVEESKHGNEDDDIHDSEHILISALSFIDPDPDPDPDPDSDSDKTKLDFDLPELEVCYKEINYHIVKDDCADEIVPAVEENILIENGNYDHWEDPEGRVGEETVISDGLTDSFLENTTRVGADESGSKEGTKDELLEEAKPSRSLADRSLEKDTAKDHDPDDLIQTGKNAKDALGEETFVVSSLPIQEFGTRSFLRSFLNSLDIEENSIVQPRNINKQIPFGESVSESTFAVSSAEAEQKEDIQATSMLYRSRVKRRSITFNFNSPIPGVMIESQDLDEHENLSETGKYSTGNISDRSLDAYSNNSSSTSPVHFIMNEDTSNEKGQEMSSPPNNCGQEIEPRSPKHERGNSDNVSVVSQTQYDGADLSHSAASFVTFSGPIAYSGSLSLRSDGSATSTRSFAFPILLSEENRSPMRMENTDLRHFQKHKDWRSGLLCCRF; this comes from the exons ATGTTTGCTTCGCAGCTTTTGAGAATTCTGCAAACTATGCCAAATGACGTGAAATTCGAAACCAG GGTGTTTGATGCGGATGAACGGAACTCGAGCATGAGGGGGAGCATGAGGGGAAGCCGGGATTCGAAATTTTATGATTCTGAAAGTTTTGGGAGGAAGGCTGAATTGGTTTCCTTTGGAAACAGAGAAGTATGCCAGAAACGAGCGTTTGAGGAAAATCGCGGAAATGAGAACTGGAGTGCTAAATCTGTGAATGGCTTTTCTAAAGATCCTGAAGATGGAACTAAAGATTTTCCAAGAAAGGAGGGTCAGAATGGGATGTTGTATCATCTGAGCGGTGTAAATGGAGATTCGGATTCGGTATCCTCTGAGACAAAAGATGAAGACAAGTCCTGGAGAAGTAAGGAGTTCGAAACCTCGGTGATGGTTGAAGAATCGAAACACGGTAATGAGGATGATGACATCCATGACTCTGAGCATATATTAATCTCAGCTTTAAGTTTCATTGATCCTGATCCTGATCCTGATCCGGATCCGGATTCTGATAGTGATAAAACAAAGCTAGACTTTGATTTGCCTGAGTTAGAAGTTTGCTATAAGGAGATCAATTATCACATTGTGAAGGACGATTGTGCTGATGAAATCGTGCCTGCAGTGGAGGAGAATATTTTGATTGAAAATGGTAACTACGACCACTGGGAAGATCCAGAGGGGCGTGTGGGCGAGGAAACTGTTATTTCAGATGGATTAACCGATTCCTTTTTGGAAAACACGACAAGGGTCGGTGCGGATGAATCTGGGAGCAAAGAAGGGACAAAAGATGAATTACTTGAAGAAGCCAAGCCTAGTAGATCACTAGCTGACAGGTCTTTGGAGAAGGATACTGCTAAGGATCATGATCCAGACGACTTGATACAGACGGGGAAGAACGCGAAGGATGCTTTAGGGGAGGAAACCTTCGTCGTCAGCTCCCTTCCAATTCAAGAGTTTGGTACTCGGAGTTTCCTCAGATCTTTCCTGAACTCCCTGGACATTGAGGAGAACAGCATTGTTCAACCTCGGAATATTAATAAGCAGATTCCATTCGGAGAATCAGTGTCTGAAAGTACTTTTGCTGTTTCATCAGCAGAAGCAGAACAGAAGGAAGATATCCAAGCTACAAGCATGTTATACAGGAGCAGGGTTAAACGCAGAAGCATCACATTTAATTTCAATTCTCCCATACCTGGCGTCATGATCGAGTCGCAGGATTTGGACGAGCATGAAAATCTTTCAGAAACTGGTAAATACAGTACTGGAAACATCTCCGACCGATCACTAGATGCATATTCCAACAACTCTTCTTCCACTAGCCCAGTACATTTCATTATGAATGAAGATACAAGCAACGAAAAAGGTCAAGAAATGTCAAGTCCACCAAATAACTGTGGCCAAGAAATCGAGCCACGCTCTCCAAAGCACGAGCGTGGGAACTCTGATAATGTATCAGTTGTTAGCCAAACACAGTATGATGGGGCAGATTTGAGCCATTCCGCAGCCAGTTTTGTTACGTTCTCAGGGCCGATAGCCTATTCTGGGAGTTTATCTCTTCGATCTGATGGAAGTGCAACCAGCACCAGATCTTTTGCTTTCCCTAT ATTACTTTCTGAAGAGAACCGGAGTCCAATGAGGATGGAAAACACAGATTTGAGACATTTTCAGAAACACAAGGATTGGAGATCAGGCCTTCTTTGCTGCAGATTCTAA